Proteins encoded together in one Pantoea sp. CCBC3-3-1 window:
- a CDS encoding FAD-dependent oxidoreductase: MSQSSTTSPSSCCIVGAGPAGLMLGYLLARNGIPVTVLEKHADFLRDFRGDTIHPSTLEIIWRLGFLDEFLTLPHQKAERLFGEIDGKEATMADFTHLPTHCKYIAFMPQWDFLNFISAKAALLPGFTLIHNAQVDGLIEEQGKVCGVKATVNGEPQEIRSELVIGCDGRHSAVRQHAGLTVQNFGAPRDVLWLKVAKLPDDPEWSMGHRGPKKNFIMIDRGDYWQCGYSIPKESLNVLKQAGLSAFLQQVAAASPFSAGRLQADITDWDRVKLLVIRIDRLQQWAKPGLLCIGDAAHAMSPIGGVGVNLAIQDAVATANLLSAPLKKGTLTLKDLQKVQKRRAFPTWATQTLQIMISKAGQKKRSKPPGSMELWLRRRKFLPFLFGRLIGMGFYREIPKGL, encoded by the coding sequence ATGAGTCAGAGCAGTACCACTTCCCCTTCTTCCTGCTGCATCGTGGGCGCAGGCCCGGCCGGGCTTATGCTGGGTTATCTGCTGGCGCGCAACGGTATTCCGGTAACGGTGTTGGAAAAGCATGCGGATTTCCTGCGGGATTTTCGGGGCGATACGATTCATCCTTCCACGCTGGAGATTATCTGGCGGCTGGGGTTTCTGGATGAGTTCCTGACATTGCCGCATCAGAAAGCCGAAAGGCTGTTTGGCGAAATCGACGGGAAAGAGGCCACAATGGCCGATTTCACCCATCTTCCCACCCACTGCAAGTACATCGCTTTTATGCCGCAGTGGGATTTCCTTAATTTTATCAGCGCTAAAGCCGCGTTGCTGCCGGGCTTTACGCTTATTCATAACGCGCAGGTGGATGGGCTGATCGAGGAACAGGGGAAAGTATGCGGCGTAAAAGCCACCGTTAACGGCGAGCCGCAGGAAATTCGCAGCGAGCTGGTAATTGGCTGTGATGGCCGTCACTCCGCCGTTCGCCAGCATGCAGGTTTAACCGTTCAGAACTTTGGCGCGCCTCGTGATGTGCTGTGGCTGAAGGTGGCTAAACTGCCCGACGATCCGGAGTGGTCGATGGGGCATCGTGGGCCGAAGAAGAATTTCATTATGATCGATCGGGGAGATTACTGGCAGTGTGGTTACTCCATCCCGAAAGAGAGCCTTAACGTGCTGAAGCAGGCTGGATTGTCTGCTTTTTTACAGCAGGTTGCCGCTGCCTCGCCCTTTAGCGCCGGGCGACTTCAGGCCGATATTACCGATTGGGATCGGGTTAAGCTGCTGGTCATCCGCATCGATCGTTTGCAGCAGTGGGCGAAGCCTGGTCTGCTATGCATTGGCGATGCGGCTCATGCGATGTCGCCTATCGGTGGCGTCGGCGTTAACCTGGCGATTCAGGATGCGGTAGCGACCGCAAACCTGCTTTCAGCACCGTTGAAAAAAGGCACCCTGACGCTGAAAGATCTGCAAAAAGTGCAGAAGCGCCGTGCCTTCCCAACCTGGGCGACACAAACACTGCAAATCATGATTAGCAAAGCCGGACAGAAGAAGCGCAGCAAGCCGCCAGGCAGTATGGAACTGTGGCTACGTCGAAGGAAGTTTCTGCCGTTCCTGTTTGGTCGCCTGATAGGGATGGGTTTTTATCGCGAAATCCCAAAAGGGCTATAA
- a CDS encoding DHA2 family efflux MFS transporter permease subunit, producing MSLVSSSTLEQGFETPRRYLAAAAILIGVIMAALDSSIVNISLPSIAAALQVDSASVIWVTNGYQVASAAAMLICASLGSRIGERRFYTAGMILFTLASLGCSLSSTFGVLVAMRVLQGISYAVMISVGLGLYRVIFPPSTLGTILGLNALAFAVGTAIGPALGGLIISYLSWPWLFYINLPLGALAIVFSFVSLGVDTEREKGFDWGGAVTSAAALGLMVVAVDQIGRWDSRTLVLCGIASVVLIAIFVNAQRRSKHPLLPLDIFHSRRYTFAVISSLSMFVAQGMALVGLPFVLQHAFHYSVLEAAFIFTPWPIAVAICAPLAGKLSNRLNATQISTVGVVIFCVGLGSLALLPEAATVNDFLWRVAVCGIGYGLFLPPNNKEMFSNVAANRTVTASGVLSTARTAGQSIGAALVAMVIALLNGLNSHAGMQFAVWVFGLACLISALSAFSSMLRLQR from the coding sequence ATGTCGTTGGTAAGCAGCAGTACCCTGGAACAAGGATTCGAGACACCAAGACGCTATCTGGCGGCAGCGGCTATTTTAATCGGCGTTATTATGGCCGCGCTCGACAGCTCCATCGTTAATATTTCCCTGCCCTCTATCGCCGCTGCCTTACAGGTGGATTCAGCGTCTGTTATCTGGGTTACCAACGGCTATCAGGTTGCCAGCGCGGCGGCGATGTTGATTTGTGCCTCGTTGGGTTCCCGGATTGGGGAACGGCGCTTCTACACGGCGGGGATGATACTGTTTACGCTGGCGTCGCTGGGCTGTAGCCTCTCTTCAACCTTCGGCGTCCTGGTGGCGATGCGGGTGCTCCAGGGGATAAGCTATGCCGTTATGATCAGCGTCGGACTGGGCCTCTACCGGGTTATCTTTCCGCCAAGTACGTTGGGCACGATATTAGGGCTGAACGCGCTGGCGTTTGCGGTGGGGACAGCCATTGGGCCTGCGCTGGGCGGCCTGATCATCTCTTACCTCTCCTGGCCCTGGCTATTCTATATCAATCTCCCGCTGGGCGCGCTTGCCATTGTGTTCTCGTTTGTCTCTTTGGGCGTGGATACCGAACGGGAAAAAGGCTTTGACTGGGGAGGTGCCGTTACTTCAGCCGCCGCATTAGGTCTGATGGTTGTCGCTGTCGATCAAATCGGACGCTGGGATAGTCGCACGCTCGTGCTGTGCGGCATCGCGTCGGTAGTGCTGATCGCCATCTTTGTTAACGCACAGAGGCGTTCAAAGCATCCACTGCTGCCTCTTGATATATTTCATTCCCGGCGATATACCTTTGCGGTGATCTCTTCCCTCTCAATGTTTGTGGCGCAGGGGATGGCGCTGGTCGGTTTGCCGTTTGTTTTGCAGCATGCCTTCCACTATTCCGTGCTGGAAGCCGCGTTTATCTTCACCCCGTGGCCGATTGCCGTTGCCATCTGTGCTCCGCTCGCTGGAAAACTCTCTAACCGTTTAAATGCGACTCAGATCTCCACCGTCGGCGTGGTGATTTTCTGCGTGGGCCTGGGATCGCTGGCTTTGCTGCCGGAAGCTGCAACGGTCAATGATTTCCTTTGGCGGGTAGCCGTCTGCGGGATCGGCTATGGGCTGTTCCTGCCGCCAAATAATAAAGAGATGTTTTCGAATGTCGCAGCGAATCGCACGGTAACGGCCTCTGGTGTTTTGTCGACGGCCAGGACTGCCGGACAATCGATCGGAGCGGCATTGGTGGCGATGGTGATTGCCCTGCTGAACGGGCTGAACAGTCATGCAGGTATGCAGTTCGCCGTCTGGGTGTTTGGACTGGCCTGCCTGATATCAGCGCTATCGGCCTTCTCCAGCATGCTGCGCCTGCAGCGATAA
- a CDS encoding bifunctional 2-methylcitrate dehydratase/aconitate hydratase — protein MAQAEFDKVMVELVDYAYEQSIFDDETLRLARFCLLDSTGCAIAASSDGDCLKLMRSAQFSKSSEGVPVMGTALKLGPIEAAFQTGSMIRWLEYNDTWLAQEWGHPSDNLGAILAAAAWRSLADDSQPEPDMAAVLNTMIRAYEIHGVLCLSNCFNALGIDHVVLVKLASAIASAQLLGLSKDQALSALSNAIIDGHSLRTYRHAPNAGTRKSWAAGDATARGLQLALFAQSGEMGYPTALTVSRWGFDDAVLRGKPFNLSRKLSDFVIKNILFKVPNPAEYHAQTAVEAAINLRERIVAAGFSPESIEYVRVETTRPAMQIIDKSGPLKNAADRDHCLQYMVAVGLQTGNLSVQDFHEPLASDPQLDALRMKITCTERPSFTESYYDPEKRAIPNALYLKCHGMTEEIAETIEYPLGHVRRREECFEALLAKFHLNLSNSPLRDHSSALSHTLVSESKLDAMPVTDFLKMFCWL, from the coding sequence ATGGCGCAGGCCGAATTTGATAAGGTAATGGTTGAACTGGTTGATTATGCCTATGAGCAGTCAATCTTTGATGATGAGACTTTACGCCTGGCGCGGTTTTGCCTGCTGGATTCTACAGGCTGCGCGATTGCCGCCTCCAGCGATGGTGACTGTTTAAAACTGATGCGTAGCGCGCAATTCAGCAAGAGCAGCGAGGGTGTTCCTGTTATGGGGACCGCGTTAAAGTTGGGACCGATCGAGGCAGCCTTTCAGACAGGTTCGATGATCCGCTGGCTTGAATATAACGACACCTGGCTGGCGCAGGAGTGGGGACATCCGTCCGATAACCTGGGCGCTATCCTGGCAGCCGCAGCATGGCGTAGCCTGGCTGATGATAGCCAGCCGGAACCAGATATGGCAGCCGTACTGAACACGATGATTCGCGCCTATGAGATTCATGGGGTGCTCTGCCTGTCGAACTGTTTTAACGCGTTGGGCATCGATCATGTCGTGCTGGTCAAGCTGGCCTCGGCGATCGCCTCTGCTCAACTGCTCGGCCTGTCAAAAGACCAGGCGTTAAGCGCCCTTTCCAACGCCATTATTGATGGCCATTCCCTCCGAACCTACCGGCATGCGCCAAATGCAGGCACGCGCAAGTCCTGGGCAGCGGGTGACGCGACGGCACGCGGGCTGCAACTGGCGCTGTTCGCCCAAAGTGGCGAAATGGGCTATCCAACCGCGCTTACCGTCAGCCGGTGGGGGTTCGATGATGCAGTTTTACGCGGCAAGCCCTTTAATCTGTCGCGCAAGCTGTCAGATTTTGTCATCAAAAATATCCTGTTCAAGGTTCCCAATCCTGCTGAGTACCATGCGCAGACCGCCGTAGAAGCGGCCATTAACCTGCGCGAGCGGATAGTCGCCGCCGGATTCTCACCTGAAAGCATTGAATATGTCCGGGTGGAAACGACGCGGCCGGCAATGCAGATTATTGATAAGTCAGGGCCGCTGAAAAACGCCGCCGATCGCGATCACTGCCTTCAGTATATGGTTGCTGTTGGCCTGCAAACCGGCAATCTCTCCGTTCAGGATTTTCACGAACCGCTCGCCTCCGATCCACAGCTGGATGCACTGCGCATGAAGATTACCTGCACTGAGCGACCTTCCTTTACCGAAAGCTACTACGACCCGGAAAAACGCGCCATTCCCAATGCGCTCTACCTGAAATGTCACGGCATGACGGAAGAGATCGCTGAAACCATCGAATATCCGCTCGGTCATGTCCGTCGTCGTGAAGAGTGTTTCGAGGCGCTATTGGCTAAATTCCATTTGAATCTTTCAAACAGCCCGCTGCGCGACCATTCATCGGCCCTGTCCCACACCCTGGTTTCAGAGTCGAAGCTGGATGCGATGCCTGTTACCGACTTCCTGAAGATGTTCTGCTGGCTGTAG
- a CDS encoding alpha/beta fold hydrolase, with protein MFIRPLKLTQYVDVQGPENAKTLVLLHSLGTDLHLWDLQMPRLTERYRVVRLDIRGHGLSAIDALPFSMSDLADDVVAALDHLHINAFYVAGVSIGGTIAQWLGFKIPKRVLGMVIVDTSLVNAAPPSLWRARAEDVFHHGVEHLEMGILSKWVTPKFIDTPEADGLKQMLRRTTVEAFAGCSYAIADTDLTNMTFPRVKAVVVRGADDQLTPQDYARSLAEKWHAELHIIPGAAHLPNFEQPDALTHEILSFIDAH; from the coding sequence ATGTTTATTCGGCCGCTTAAATTAACTCAGTACGTCGACGTGCAGGGGCCAGAAAATGCGAAAACGTTGGTACTTCTTCATTCACTGGGAACGGATTTACACCTGTGGGATTTGCAAATGCCGCGGTTAACCGAGCGCTATCGCGTGGTGCGCCTGGATATCCGCGGACATGGATTAAGCGCAATTGATGCTCTGCCATTTTCCATGTCCGATTTGGCCGACGATGTCGTAGCCGCGCTCGATCACCTGCATATCAATGCGTTCTATGTTGCAGGGGTTTCAATTGGAGGAACCATAGCGCAGTGGCTCGGATTCAAGATACCCAAACGGGTGCTGGGAATGGTGATCGTCGATACTTCCCTGGTTAATGCCGCTCCGCCGTCGCTTTGGCGAGCCAGGGCTGAAGATGTTTTTCACCACGGTGTTGAACATCTCGAAATGGGCATTTTAAGTAAATGGGTCACGCCGAAGTTTATCGACACGCCAGAGGCAGACGGTCTGAAGCAGATGCTACGTCGTACCACCGTTGAAGCCTTCGCAGGATGCTCCTATGCCATCGCCGATACCGATCTGACAAACATGACTTTTCCACGAGTAAAAGCGGTTGTGGTGAGGGGAGCCGATGATCAGCTCACGCCACAGGATTACGCGCGGAGCCTGGCGGAAAAGTGGCATGCCGAGCTGCATATCATACCTGGAGCGGCGCATTTACCCAATTTCGAGCAGCCTGATGCGCTTACGCATGAAATCCTTTCGTTCATTGATGCGCACTGA
- a CDS encoding peptidylprolyl isomerase, whose translation MNRRKFIGGGLGLCAGALILPGIFNRTNDQQDLIEMKLSSGTVIISLFPELAPNHVERIKALVQAKFYDGMPFARVIEGFMAQTGNPVKEVGLDYLRLPKLAAELNSLPFERGTLGMARSRHLHSASHQFFITSARSRFMDQRYTAFGKVTRGMELIDQLRRGNAEIGTVVNPDIIKSMRLTTINAA comes from the coding sequence ATGAATCGTCGGAAATTTATTGGCGGCGGCCTGGGCCTGTGCGCCGGTGCGCTGATCTTGCCTGGGATATTTAACCGGACAAATGACCAACAGGACCTCATTGAGATGAAGCTGAGCAGTGGGACAGTGATTATTAGCTTGTTTCCCGAGCTGGCTCCCAACCATGTGGAACGTATTAAAGCGCTGGTGCAGGCTAAGTTCTATGACGGCATGCCCTTTGCGCGAGTCATTGAAGGCTTTATGGCGCAAACAGGTAACCCGGTAAAAGAGGTGGGCCTGGATTATTTAAGGTTACCGAAGCTGGCGGCAGAATTGAACAGCCTGCCGTTCGAACGCGGAACCTTGGGTATGGCGAGATCCAGACATCTACACAGCGCCAGCCATCAGTTTTTTATTACATCCGCCAGATCGCGCTTTATGGATCAACGTTATACGGCTTTTGGCAAAGTAACGCGCGGCATGGAGCTGATTGATCAACTCCGCCGTGGAAATGCTGAAATCGGTACGGTGGTCAATCCTGACATTATAAAAAGTATGCGGTTAACCACGATTAACGCAGCGTAA
- a CDS encoding MBL fold metallo-hydrolase, whose product MSTTFPTIDLGDMSVTAVSDGYLHVDFGMLSNVNEAECEKIQSDAQVNGLNDVHINTFLVRRNGKNILIDSGAGGIKGWGGGLVANLAKMGLEPGNIDAVLLTHAHPDHIGGLLNAEGEAVFSNAELVINNDEYRYLEDDKNFAAVADRVKGNFLLARSIFKKYQENLRPCGKGEVLPGIFATPLKGHTPGHTGYRIEGSKESLLIWGDIVHFPHIQLLKPEVTIAFDYDAQVAAETRSRVLDMVSSDRVLVGGMHFGEQGFGHIEKWKSGYGVVNIKE is encoded by the coding sequence ATGAGTACTACATTTCCAACAATCGATCTCGGTGATATGTCGGTTACTGCAGTAAGCGACGGATATCTGCACGTTGACTTCGGAATGCTTTCTAATGTCAATGAAGCGGAGTGCGAAAAAATTCAGAGCGACGCGCAGGTAAACGGTCTTAATGATGTGCATATCAATACTTTTCTGGTACGTCGCAACGGCAAAAACATTCTGATTGACAGCGGAGCCGGTGGTATTAAGGGCTGGGGCGGCGGGTTGGTTGCTAACCTGGCGAAAATGGGCCTGGAACCCGGTAATATTGACGCGGTGCTTCTGACGCATGCTCATCCCGATCATATTGGCGGCTTACTCAATGCAGAAGGCGAGGCGGTATTTAGCAATGCCGAGCTGGTCATCAATAACGATGAGTATCGCTACCTCGAGGATGATAAAAACTTTGCGGCGGTAGCCGATCGGGTTAAGGGGAATTTCCTTCTGGCAAGAAGCATATTCAAAAAGTATCAGGAGAATCTCCGTCCGTGCGGGAAAGGTGAAGTGCTTCCTGGTATTTTTGCTACTCCGCTAAAAGGCCATACGCCAGGCCATACGGGCTACAGAATTGAAGGCAGTAAAGAAAGCCTGCTTATTTGGGGCGATATTGTCCATTTCCCACATATTCAACTGCTGAAGCCGGAAGTGACAATCGCCTTTGATTATGACGCTCAGGTGGCGGCAGAAACCCGTTCTCGCGTGCTCGATATGGTCAGTTCAGACCGTGTACTTGTCGGTGGCATGCATTTTGGAGAGCAGGGATTCGGCCATATTGAAAAATGGAAATCAGGATATGGGGTTGTAAATATCAAAGAATAA
- a CDS encoding acyltransferase has protein sequence MNSALNRETGVDAVRGDINNFSEDPSLATRNLPRLPKLPSLTGSRFWAAFLVFLFHSSLPSDLAPFSDPTTQHIFTVMVGKAGWLGVSYFFILSGFIMVWSAKDNDTPGDFYLRRFAKIYPTHCLTWVIAFIIGATSLYQYKLWSSNLLLLNTWFDDVHYFFVGNRPSWSLCIEAMFYLSFPFLFRIMKAIPEKFDLFGLSAITVASLLVQTAIYLWVEPNHMMGAFPISQQHFWVSYIFPPARIFEFLAGMFAARLLINGRALVLRKTASLALLAVTYVGSMYIPYQFSMSVVFIIPVCLLIISMAGNDLENKKTVLNNPTSVWLGEISYAFYMVHFLVLFYFLNLTAGRKFSLAEGIGLIVVALVLSVSLASFMYKYFEVPMMKLILNKFRTKGLVIMQKPS, from the coding sequence ATGAATTCTGCGCTTAATAGAGAAACAGGTGTTGACGCCGTTCGCGGCGACATAAACAATTTTAGTGAAGATCCATCATTAGCCACGCGGAACTTACCCAGGCTGCCTAAGCTTCCTTCGCTAACGGGGAGCAGGTTCTGGGCCGCGTTTTTAGTTTTTTTATTTCATTCATCGCTGCCCAGCGATCTCGCGCCGTTTTCAGATCCTACTACACAACATATATTTACGGTGATGGTGGGTAAAGCGGGCTGGCTCGGCGTTTCATATTTCTTCATACTCAGCGGATTTATTATGGTATGGTCCGCGAAAGATAACGATACTCCAGGCGATTTCTACCTGCGGCGATTTGCCAAAATTTATCCTACTCACTGTCTGACTTGGGTAATAGCGTTCATTATTGGTGCGACCAGCTTGTACCAATATAAACTCTGGTCCTCGAACCTGCTGCTATTGAACACCTGGTTTGATGACGTGCATTACTTTTTTGTGGGTAACCGGCCCAGCTGGTCACTTTGCATCGAAGCCATGTTTTATCTCTCCTTTCCTTTCCTTTTCAGAATAATGAAAGCAATACCGGAAAAGTTCGATTTATTCGGATTATCCGCTATTACCGTAGCCTCTCTGTTGGTTCAGACCGCTATTTACCTCTGGGTTGAGCCGAATCATATGATGGGGGCCTTTCCGATTTCCCAGCAGCATTTTTGGGTTTCGTATATTTTCCCGCCGGCACGAATATTTGAATTTCTTGCCGGTATGTTTGCCGCAAGGTTGTTAATCAATGGACGGGCTCTTGTACTCAGAAAAACAGCTTCGCTTGCCTTGCTGGCTGTAACTTACGTCGGGTCGATGTATATTCCCTACCAGTTCAGCATGAGCGTAGTTTTCATTATTCCCGTATGCCTGCTAATCATTTCCATGGCGGGTAATGATTTGGAAAACAAAAAGACGGTGTTAAATAACCCGACGTCCGTGTGGCTGGGAGAAATATCTTATGCATTCTATATGGTTCACTTTTTAGTGCTGTTCTATTTTTTAAACCTCACAGCCGGAAGAAAGTTTAGCCTGGCGGAAGGCATCGGGCTTATCGTCGTTGCGTTGGTGCTGTCAGTCTCTCTCGCATCTTTTATGTATAAGTACTTTGAGGTGCCCATGATGAAGTTAATTCTGAATAAGTTCAGAACGAAAGGACTGGTCATTATGCAGAAACCTTCATAA
- a CDS encoding LysR family transcriptional regulator, with protein MKLSELLAFVTVVDTGNITQAAERLNRVQSSISHRIRSLEDNLDVTLLDRKTDGCSLTAQGQILYDYAVKILNLADDCKKNILHYSSSQMNMRIGIIECLPAYIVSSMIDLGYDLGWNIDVSIGNTISLLDAFDRNEYDAVIIGAGFSNVQHTRATLLSSELVLITEKNFPTIKDISSLDGEVFMLSSKKCATSTRNYTSLFKEGHIIPKRIVECGSYPVLFSSVAAGKGVSLVLRCSIGSEVQSKIKIHELFGQYNDFKIELVYRTGCPNLDSTKFRGLITSIFQDPRLHNIGD; from the coding sequence ATGAAGTTAAGTGAACTTCTTGCGTTCGTAACGGTTGTGGATACAGGGAATATAACCCAGGCCGCCGAGCGGTTGAATCGAGTGCAATCAAGCATTTCCCACCGAATCAGAAGCCTTGAAGATAATCTGGATGTCACCCTGCTGGACCGAAAAACCGATGGCTGCTCACTGACTGCACAAGGCCAGATACTCTACGATTATGCGGTTAAGATATTAAATCTCGCAGATGACTGCAAAAAAAACATATTGCACTACAGCAGCAGTCAGATGAACATGCGGATTGGCATAATCGAATGCTTACCTGCCTACATCGTCAGTTCAATGATTGATTTAGGTTACGATCTTGGCTGGAATATCGACGTTTCGATTGGCAATACCATCAGCCTGCTCGATGCGTTTGATCGAAACGAATATGACGCGGTGATCATCGGGGCCGGTTTCTCAAACGTACAACATACACGGGCAACATTATTATCAAGTGAACTGGTACTCATCACAGAGAAAAACTTTCCAACAATAAAGGATATATCCAGTCTGGATGGCGAGGTTTTTATGCTTAGCAGCAAAAAATGTGCAACCTCGACCCGTAACTATACCTCTCTGTTTAAAGAGGGCCATATAATCCCGAAGCGGATTGTCGAATGCGGTTCTTACCCCGTGCTGTTTTCAAGCGTTGCTGCGGGCAAAGGCGTCTCCCTGGTATTGCGCTGTTCGATCGGTAGCGAGGTACAGAGCAAGATTAAAATCCATGAACTGTTCGGCCAGTACAATGATTTCAAGATTGAGCTTGTTTATCGTACCGGTTGTCCCAACCTGGACAGCACAAAATTCAGAGGCTTGATAACCTCCATTTTTCAGGATCCCCGTCTGCATAATATCGGTGATTAA
- a CDS encoding GNAT family N-acetyltransferase, translated as MITVEVAKPAQFPTLLEVWESSVRATHFFLREQDIQELRSTLLNEYFPNLNIRVARLCSNGLIVGFMGVSENRIEMLFVNGFVITGRSELDGQGRQYPLLHMKLLKTLSC; from the coding sequence ATGATAACAGTCGAAGTTGCTAAACCCGCTCAATTCCCGACATTACTGGAAGTCTGGGAATCATCTGTGCGCGCTACACACTTTTTTTTACGGGAGCAGGATATTCAGGAGCTGCGCTCAACGTTGCTTAATGAGTATTTTCCTAACCTAAATATTAGGGTCGCACGTCTTTGTAGTAACGGTTTGATCGTTGGTTTTATGGGAGTGAGTGAAAACCGCATTGAGATGCTCTTTGTAAATGGCTTTGTCATTACGGGCCGCTCTGAACTTGATGGTCAGGGCAGGCAATATCCTTTATTGCATATGAAACTGCTGAAAACATTATCCTGTTAG
- a CDS encoding Gfo/Idh/MocA family protein, whose translation MSSKIRVGIIGTGSWARYGHIPALQSLQDFEVVALAGRNKEKVEKYATQFGIGHAYGSPEELLANPDIDLAVVLAPTPEHGRLAKAVIAAGKDVYSEWPLSTTTAESEEILALAREKGVKHIVGLQRRFSPSSRYWHDLVRQGTVGKIRAVRMSVGVDAFGEVMPEFAKWALDAANFTEVLSIYGGHFHDMLFHGIGFPEKLMAVSVNQFPVTTIAETGEKVPYSSPNEVMVIGTLAGGGLFSVQLEGGQKHRTGLQIDITGTEGVLRITNARGFENKDDNAIAVMRNGVETFENLPVPAEYASLPVSHLDASSQDVAYLYAAYARDKATGSNKATTFDDALRQHQLIDQITASSAQFFS comes from the coding sequence ATGAGCAGCAAAATTCGTGTAGGTATTATTGGTACAGGCAGCTGGGCGAGATACGGCCACATTCCGGCTCTGCAGTCGCTGCAAGATTTTGAGGTTGTGGCGCTGGCCGGACGCAATAAAGAAAAGGTTGAGAAGTATGCCACACAGTTCGGCATCGGTCATGCCTATGGCAGCCCGGAAGAGCTGCTGGCTAATCCTGATATAGACCTGGCCGTGGTGCTGGCACCGACACCTGAACATGGCCGTCTGGCAAAAGCGGTTATTGCAGCAGGAAAGGACGTTTACAGTGAATGGCCACTCTCCACCACCACGGCAGAGTCAGAGGAGATCCTCGCACTGGCGCGTGAGAAAGGTGTTAAGCATATCGTCGGTTTGCAGCGTCGCTTTTCGCCCAGTTCCCGTTACTGGCACGATCTGGTCAGGCAGGGTACGGTCGGGAAAATCAGGGCGGTACGTATGTCAGTGGGCGTAGACGCGTTTGGCGAAGTGATGCCGGAGTTTGCAAAATGGGCGCTGGATGCAGCTAACTTCACCGAGGTGTTGTCTATTTACGGCGGCCATTTTCACGATATGCTGTTCCATGGCATCGGTTTCCCGGAAAAACTCATGGCAGTGAGTGTTAACCAGTTTCCGGTTACCACCATTGCAGAAACCGGTGAGAAAGTGCCGTATTCCAGTCCGAATGAAGTGATGGTTATCGGTACGCTCGCAGGTGGCGGACTGTTCTCAGTTCAGCTTGAGGGTGGTCAGAAACACCGAACGGGTTTGCAGATTGATATCACCGGCACTGAAGGCGTGCTTCGAATTACCAATGCGCGAGGATTTGAGAATAAGGATGACAACGCGATAGCGGTAATGCGTAATGGCGTGGAAACATTTGAAAATCTGCCTGTTCCGGCGGAATATGCGTCCCTGCCGGTTTCCCATCTTGATGCCAGCTCCCAGGATGTCGCCTATCTCTACGCGGCCTATGCTCGCGATAAGGCAACAGGTTCGAATAAAGCGACAACCTTTGATGATGCATTGCGTCAGCATCAGCTTATCGACCAGATCACCGCATCGTCTGCCCAGTTTTTCAGCTAA
- a CDS encoding LysR substrate-binding domain-containing protein, whose protein sequence is MMEKMNGLEIFTHVAQTRSFIATGRAKGISSSAVSKSISRLEERLGVRLFQRSTRSVHLTSEGEVFLERCQRIFSEIKAAEDELSAMTQQPRGRLRIGLPFADGLILPIISSFMTCYPEIELDLDFSDRITDVIEEGMDIVIRGGELTDSRLISRKLGSFRLCIVGSAAYFRRHGVPERPDELTAHACLHYRFPSTGKIAFWPFKPTAAAGGPVIPSTMICNSLEALLFMVKEGRGIACLPDYSVKNAINSGELRTVLNSYITHTTTFHILWPSTRQMTPKVRAFVDHIAGMFDHFMVKEKSRK, encoded by the coding sequence ATGATGGAAAAAATGAATGGGCTGGAGATATTCACGCACGTGGCGCAGACAAGGAGTTTTATTGCGACCGGGCGGGCAAAAGGTATTTCATCTTCGGCGGTGAGTAAGAGCATATCTCGCCTGGAGGAGCGACTGGGTGTACGTCTTTTTCAGCGCAGTACCCGTTCGGTGCATCTAACCTCAGAGGGTGAGGTTTTTCTTGAGCGATGCCAGCGTATTTTCAGTGAAATAAAGGCGGCGGAGGATGAGCTGTCGGCTATGACGCAGCAGCCGAGAGGCCGGCTTCGCATTGGATTGCCCTTTGCGGACGGACTCATACTGCCCATAATTTCATCATTTATGACGTGCTATCCGGAAATCGAACTTGACCTGGATTTCTCGGACAGAATAACGGATGTGATTGAAGAAGGAATGGATATTGTTATACGCGGTGGTGAACTGACGGATTCAAGGCTAATTTCCAGAAAGCTGGGTTCATTTCGTCTCTGTATCGTTGGTTCAGCGGCGTATTTCAGACGCCATGGCGTACCCGAGCGGCCGGACGAACTGACGGCTCATGCCTGCCTGCACTATCGCTTCCCCAGTACCGGCAAAATCGCGTTCTGGCCGTTTAAGCCCACCGCCGCGGCAGGGGGGCCGGTTATCCCGTCAACGATGATATGCAATAGCCTTGAGGCTCTGCTGTTTATGGTCAAAGAGGGGCGTGGCATTGCCTGCCTGCCGGATTACTCGGTAAAAAATGCTATTAATTCCGGTGAGCTAAGAACTGTACTAAACAGTTATATTACTCACACCACCACTTTCCATATTCTCTGGCCGAGTACCCGACAGATGACGCCAAAGGTGCGTGCATTCGTCGATCATATTGCAGGCATGTTTGATCATTTTATGGTGAAAGAAAAAAGCCGCAAATAA